The following coding sequences lie in one Halorarum halophilum genomic window:
- a CDS encoding S1C family serine protease — MPTRRDVLAGGGTVAAGAFAGCVQVGSSRGQQSEGGQSGGQDDPAGGTTTVYQETLPSVVGVLVYGRSGPASQGSGFVGPDGSVLTNEHVVANASDVKLRFDDNEWRDATVSGTDPYSDLAVLEPNGTPSEATPLSFVDTDPEPPVGTPVLAIGSPYGFTGSASEGIVSGIDRLLPAPNDFQIADAVQTDAALNPGNSGGPLVTFEGDVVGVVSSAGGENVGFAISAALAKRVVPALAEDGSYDHPFMGTSLLEVTPAVAETYGLENVGGVVVADVLPDGPAQGVLRPAGDTTVTNGVSVPTGGDVVRGMGGTEVETMADLSNVLALDTSPGDTIPVTVIRDGAETTVDLTLGARPDP, encoded by the coding sequence ATGCCGACACGACGCGACGTCCTCGCCGGTGGCGGGACCGTAGCGGCCGGCGCGTTCGCGGGCTGCGTGCAGGTCGGAAGCTCCCGCGGACAGCAGAGCGAAGGCGGCCAGAGTGGCGGCCAGGACGACCCCGCCGGCGGGACGACGACGGTGTATCAGGAGACGCTCCCCTCTGTGGTCGGCGTGCTCGTCTACGGGCGGAGCGGCCCCGCCTCGCAGGGCTCGGGCTTCGTCGGCCCCGACGGGTCCGTCCTCACCAACGAACACGTCGTGGCGAACGCGAGCGATGTGAAACTCCGGTTCGACGACAACGAGTGGCGCGACGCGACGGTCTCCGGGACGGACCCCTACAGCGACCTCGCGGTCCTGGAACCGAATGGAACCCCCTCCGAGGCGACGCCGCTGTCGTTCGTCGACACGGACCCCGAACCGCCGGTTGGGACGCCGGTGCTCGCGATCGGGTCGCCGTACGGCTTCACCGGGTCGGCCTCCGAGGGCATCGTCAGCGGTATCGACCGGCTCCTCCCTGCGCCGAACGACTTCCAGATTGCCGACGCCGTCCAGACCGACGCCGCCCTCAACCCCGGAAACAGCGGCGGCCCGCTCGTCACCTTCGAGGGCGACGTGGTCGGCGTCGTCAGTTCGGCGGGCGGGGAGAACGTCGGCTTCGCCATCTCGGCGGCGCTCGCGAAGCGCGTCGTCCCCGCGCTGGCCGAGGACGGGAGCTACGACCACCCGTTCATGGGGACGAGCCTCCTCGAGGTCACCCCGGCGGTCGCGGAGACGTACGGCCTCGAGAACGTCGGCGGCGTCGTCGTCGCGGACGTGCTGCCCGACGGCCCGGCACAGGGAGTCCTCCGACCGGCAGGGGACACGACCGTCACGAACGGCGTCAGCGTGCCGACCGGCGGCGACGTCGTCCGCGGGATGGGGGGTACCGAAGTGGAGACGATGGCGGACCTCTCGAACGTGCTCGCGCTCGACACGAGCCCGGGCGACACGATCCCCGTCACCGTGATCCGCGACGGCGCGGAGACGACAGTCGATCTCACGCTCGGCGCCCGCCCGGACCCATGA
- a CDS encoding DUF7128 family protein, translated as MVTETERDDMTWYQCERCGLLLDDPDDARQHEENCDAEEPSYLQ; from the coding sequence ATGGTCACGGAGACGGAACGGGACGACATGACGTGGTACCAGTGCGAGCGGTGCGGACTCCTCCTGGACGACCCCGACGACGCCCGTCAGCACGAGGAGAACTGCGACGCCGAGGAGCCGTCGTACCTCCAGTAG
- a CDS encoding universal stress protein — MYDEILLPTDGSDGTETALAHAEAIGMAFDATIHVLFVADTNRDSVTRLAGDTTTDVLTERGTGIVEETSAALDPAVDRRTEVLQGDPRETIVDYAEEYGIDLVVMATHGRRGLDRFLLGSVTERVVRTSNVPVMTVRLEGE; from the coding sequence ATGTACGATGAGATCCTCCTGCCGACCGACGGGAGCGACGGGACCGAGACGGCGCTCGCGCACGCCGAGGCAATCGGGATGGCGTTCGACGCGACGATCCACGTCCTCTTCGTCGCCGACACGAACCGGGACAGCGTGACCAGGCTCGCGGGCGACACGACGACGGACGTGCTCACGGAGAGGGGGACGGGTATCGTCGAGGAGACGTCGGCCGCGCTCGACCCCGCGGTGGACCGCCGGACCGAGGTGCTACAGGGCGATCCCCGCGAGACGATCGTGGACTACGCCGAGGAGTACGGTATCGACCTCGTCGTGATGGCGACCCACGGACGGCGGGGGCTGGACCGGTTCCTGCTCGGGAGCGTCACGGAGCGCGTCGTCCGAACGTCGAACGTCCCCGTGATGACGGTCCGGCTGGAAGGGGAGTAG
- a CDS encoding DUF7508 domain-containing protein, translating to MSLRRQWRKFDRSAVGAAPERYGVYELGDEEGDSLGYGVGVLRDELKEELAYGEAAKVRWIAAESEDHAERLADEHF from the coding sequence ATGAGCCTCCGCAGACAGTGGCGTAAGTTCGACCGCAGTGCAGTCGGGGCGGCCCCGGAACGCTACGGCGTCTACGAACTCGGCGACGAGGAGGGCGACTCGCTCGGCTACGGCGTCGGCGTTCTCCGGGACGAGTTGAAGGAGGAACTCGCGTACGGCGAGGCGGCGAAGGTCCGGTGGATCGCCGCCGAGTCGGAGGACCACGCCGAGCGACTCGCCGACGAGCACTTTTGA
- a CDS encoding DUF5796 family protein — translation MSAPNRSDVAPATVSVALREEGVEVEYLDGRVTFYHGVPRAVEGSLTTPPGKQTHVLVTDPTETEGVLLYVNDLKTHDDILADTGVGRVILGEGEEEELFPGVTVRRPGGQRTELEADPEVARGRVFAFVEDDWGEQSYEFVAGDDSDPDGASDDDGTSERAGAGEE, via the coding sequence ATGAGCGCGCCGAACCGGAGCGACGTCGCCCCAGCGACCGTGTCGGTCGCCCTCCGCGAGGAGGGGGTCGAGGTCGAGTACCTCGACGGCAGGGTCACCTTCTACCACGGCGTCCCGAGGGCGGTCGAGGGGTCGCTCACGACCCCACCGGGTAAGCAGACGCACGTCCTCGTCACGGACCCGACCGAGACGGAGGGCGTCCTGCTGTACGTGAACGACCTGAAGACCCACGACGACATCCTCGCGGACACCGGCGTCGGCCGGGTTATCCTCGGCGAGGGCGAGGAGGAGGAGCTGTTTCCCGGCGTCACCGTCCGGCGGCCGGGCGGCCAGCGCACGGAACTGGAAGCCGACCCGGAGGTCGCCCGGGGGCGCGTGTTCGCGTTCGTCGAGGACGACTGGGGCGAGCAGAGCTACGAGTTCGTCGCGGGCGACGACTCCGACCCGGACGGGGCGTCCGACGACGACGGAACGTCGGAACGTGCGGGGGCCGGGGAGGAATGA
- a CDS encoding shikimate kinase — translation MEGRAAAPGAGTVVNALATGVGSAFALDIETSAEVRLDPDVDAVTGEIDGDPDGDTSLVERCVERVVDEYGGDEGGTVRTESDVPTAAGLKSSSAAANATVLAALDALGLEVANDPDADVTKTDACRVGVEAARDTGVAVTGAFDDASASMLGGATVTDNAEDELLARDPFDHEALVWTPPVRAYSADADVDRCRQVAPMAELAADLALEGDHTRAMTVNGLAFSAALGFPTDPAVEAMPDCAGVSLSGTGPSVVAVGTADDLERVRERWDERDGETIRTRTRNTGARIT, via the coding sequence ATGGAGGGTCGTGCAGCCGCACCCGGGGCCGGGACCGTCGTGAACGCGCTCGCCACCGGCGTCGGCTCGGCGTTCGCGCTGGACATCGAGACGAGCGCCGAGGTCCGTCTCGACCCCGACGTCGACGCGGTGACGGGCGAGATCGACGGCGATCCCGACGGCGACACGAGTCTCGTCGAGCGGTGCGTCGAGCGCGTCGTCGACGAGTACGGCGGGGACGAGGGCGGCACGGTCCGAACGGAGAGCGACGTGCCGACGGCCGCGGGGCTGAAATCGTCCAGCGCCGCCGCGAACGCGACGGTGCTCGCGGCGCTCGACGCGCTCGGACTGGAGGTGGCGAACGATCCCGACGCCGACGTGACGAAGACGGACGCGTGCCGGGTCGGCGTGGAAGCCGCGCGCGACACCGGCGTGGCCGTCACCGGCGCGTTCGACGACGCCTCCGCGAGCATGCTCGGCGGCGCGACCGTCACCGACAACGCCGAGGACGAACTGCTGGCCCGCGACCCGTTCGATCACGAAGCGCTCGTCTGGACGCCGCCGGTGCGCGCCTACAGCGCGGACGCGGACGTGGACCGGTGCAGACAGGTCGCCCCGATGGCCGAACTCGCCGCCGACCTCGCGCTCGAGGGGGACCACACCCGCGCGATGACCGTCAACGGCCTCGCCTTCTCGGCCGCGCTCGGCTTCCCGACCGACCCGGCGGTCGAGGCGATGCCCGACTGCGCCGGCGTCTCGCTGTCCGGGACCGGCCCGAGCGTGGTCGCGGTCGGGACGGCCGACGACCTCGAACGCGTCCGAGAGCGATGGGACGAGCGCGACGGCGAGACGATCCGGACCCGAACACGGAACACAGGAGCCCGAATCACATGA
- a CDS encoding chorismate mutase, which produces MSDTPDPAEMELDELRQEIEDIDRELVELIARRTYVADTIANVKEQRDLPTTDEEQEQRVMDRAGENAGRFDVDANLVKAIFRLLIELNKVHQRENR; this is translated from the coding sequence ATGAGCGACACACCCGACCCGGCGGAGATGGAACTGGACGAACTGCGACAAGAGATCGAGGACATCGACCGCGAACTGGTCGAACTCATCGCGCGGCGGACCTACGTCGCCGACACCATCGCGAACGTGAAGGAGCAGCGCGACCTGCCGACGACCGACGAGGAGCAGGAGCAGCGCGTGATGGACCGCGCCGGCGAGAACGCCGGACGGTTCGACGTGGACGCGAACCTCGTGAAGGCGATCTTCCGGCTGCTCATCGAACTGAACAAAGTACACCAGCGTGAGAATCGGTAG
- a CDS encoding DUF2270 domain-containing protein, whose protein sequence is MTDSDSDEFDPTAREQREIGREMVDQSTGLGSVMAHAYRGEMDEATTWRQRLDQATTWAVTVIAAILTWAFSNTENPHYILLIGIVIVTIFLGIEARRYRNYDVYRSRVRLLQQNLFANALDPSQGVEHPNWRAELSGDYRRPTLKVTFGEALANRLRRIYLALIGVLLAAWTFRITAFTPRQDWLVTAGIAAVPGPVVVVAVATFTVAAFGIAFWPRERHAKGEFREGDPETWKDSESE, encoded by the coding sequence ATGACCGACTCAGACAGCGATGAGTTCGACCCGACAGCACGTGAACAGCGCGAAATCGGGCGCGAGATGGTCGACCAGAGTACGGGCCTCGGCTCGGTGATGGCGCACGCCTACCGGGGCGAGATGGACGAGGCAACTACGTGGCGGCAACGTCTCGACCAGGCGACCACGTGGGCGGTGACGGTCATTGCAGCAATTCTCACGTGGGCGTTCTCGAATACGGAAAACCCTCATTACATTCTGCTCATCGGAATCGTGATCGTCACCATCTTCCTCGGCATCGAAGCCCGACGGTACCGGAACTACGACGTCTACCGCTCGCGCGTTCGATTGCTCCAGCAGAACCTGTTCGCGAACGCCCTCGATCCATCACAGGGCGTCGAACATCCCAACTGGCGAGCGGAACTCAGTGGGGACTACCGGAGGCCGACGCTGAAAGTCACCTTCGGCGAGGCTCTGGCAAACCGACTTCGACGCATCTACCTCGCCCTGATCGGGGTGCTCCTCGCCGCTTGGACCTTCCGGATTACAGCATTTACTCCCCGGCAAGACTGGCTTGTGACTGCTGGAATCGCTGCCGTTCCTGGTCCCGTTGTGGTCGTCGCTGTCGCGACGTTCACCGTGGCCGCGTTCGGAATCGCGTTCTGGCCCCGTGAACGACATGCGAAGGGGGAATTTCGTGAAGGTGACCCGGAGACGTGGAAAGATTCCGAGAGTGAATAG
- a CDS encoding ester cyclase produces MTSAAERTKQVARRYVAEVWNEGNVDGMDEILTTDQLYHDPTLDGAEDLEEFKQFVRGYREAFPDLRYEVEEYIAEGDKAAFWGRVTGTHEGSFMGFEPTENEIDIMGIGVVRVEDGKVAERWANFDLFGMFQQLDISPA; encoded by the coding sequence ATGACCTCCGCTGCCGAACGGACCAAACAGGTCGCTCGCAGGTACGTCGCGGAAGTGTGGAACGAGGGGAACGTCGACGGAATGGACGAGATTCTCACGACGGACCAACTGTATCACGACCCGACGCTCGACGGCGCGGAGGACCTCGAGGAGTTCAAGCAGTTCGTTCGAGGCTACCGGGAGGCGTTCCCCGACCTTCGGTACGAGGTCGAGGAGTACATCGCTGAAGGGGACAAGGCGGCGTTCTGGGGGCGGGTTACGGGGACGCACGAGGGTTCGTTCATGGGATTCGAACCGACCGAGAACGAGATCGACATCATGGGGATCGGAGTCGTCAGGGTGGAAGACGGTAAAGTCGCGGAACGCTGGGCGAACTTCGATCTGTTCGGGATGTTCCAACAGCTCGACATCAGTCCCGCGTAG
- a CDS encoding MOSC domain-containing protein encodes MRGSGTVEAVHLAPEAEAPMESVDEVRAVAGEGLRGDRYFEGIGTFSDSPRGGLEVTLTEAEAIEAIEREAGITLGFDEHRRNITTRDAALNHLVGEQFRVGDTVCEGIRLCEPCDHLRRLTVEGIDDALTHRGGLRADVVESGTIHVGDTLEPV; translated from the coding sequence ATGAGAGGAAGCGGAACGGTCGAGGCAGTCCACCTCGCACCCGAAGCGGAAGCTCCGATGGAATCGGTAGACGAGGTTCGGGCAGTCGCCGGAGAGGGGCTCCGGGGCGACCGGTACTTCGAGGGGATCGGAACGTTCTCCGACTCGCCGAGGGGCGGCCTCGAGGTCACCCTGACGGAGGCGGAAGCGATCGAGGCGATCGAACGCGAAGCGGGAATCACGCTCGGGTTCGACGAACACCGCCGGAACATCACGACCCGCGACGCGGCACTCAACCACCTGGTCGGTGAACAGTTCCGCGTCGGCGACACGGTCTGTGAGGGGATCCGGCTCTGCGAGCCGTGCGACCACCTGCGGCGGTTGACCGTCGAAGGGATCGACGACGCCCTGACCCACCGGGGTGGGCTCCGTGCCGACGTCGTCGAGAGCGGGACGATCCACGTCGGAGACACGCTCGAACCGGTGTAA
- a CDS encoding carbonic anhydrase: MHRTVLELLRNNAEHAAEFQSRFDGVQDSQHPDAVTVCCSDSRVLQDHIWGNDEPGRLFTCGNIGNRVVQRTDSGEAVSGDVLYPIEHAGTDTVVVVGHTGCGAVTATYEDLTEGSSEPAGIDHCLDLLRPHIGAGLESLPPDVDGAEAVNRLVEYNVDRQVEFLVESDEVPPGVDVVGVVYDFQDVYPGRRGEVHVINVGGETGVEELRNEHPGIESRIDRLWEY, translated from the coding sequence ATGCACCGGACGGTACTCGAGTTACTGCGGAACAACGCTGAACACGCTGCGGAGTTCCAGTCCCGGTTCGACGGGGTACAGGACTCACAACACCCGGACGCTGTCACCGTCTGCTGCTCGGACTCCCGCGTCCTCCAGGACCACATCTGGGGGAACGACGAGCCCGGGCGGCTCTTCACGTGTGGGAACATCGGCAATCGCGTCGTACAGCGGACCGACTCGGGGGAGGCGGTCTCGGGGGACGTCCTCTACCCGATCGAACACGCGGGGACGGACACCGTCGTCGTCGTGGGGCACACGGGGTGCGGGGCCGTCACGGCGACCTACGAGGACCTCACGGAGGGGAGCTCCGAGCCGGCCGGGATCGACCACTGCCTCGACCTGCTGAGGCCGCACATCGGGGCCGGTCTGGAGTCGCTGCCCCCGGACGTGGACGGCGCCGAGGCCGTCAACCGCCTCGTCGAGTACAACGTCGACCGGCAGGTCGAGTTCCTCGTCGAAAGCGACGAGGTCCCCCCGGGCGTCGACGTCGTCGGCGTCGTGTACGACTTCCAGGACGTGTACCCCGGGCGGCGTGGCGAGGTGCACGTGATCAACGTCGGCGGCGAGACCGGCGTCGAGGAACTGCGAAACGAGCACCCCGGCATCGAGTCCCGGATCGACCGGCTCTGGGAGTACTGA
- a CDS encoding GNAT family N-acetyltransferase: MPGPAFLTGEDVSLHTVEEEDAAFLHESINSPEIRKPMQPSRPYSLTDVRALLEPDSDSSAVRLLVAAGTEPVGLVGYSDVDETAGTAEISCWIRPEYWGEGYGTEAVELLVEYGFDQRRLHKFVAEVVEFNGASKRLVEKIGFVEEGRQREQDFVDGEYHDCLLYGLLAAEWRDARNE, encoded by the coding sequence ATGCCAGGACCGGCGTTTCTCACGGGCGAGGACGTGTCCCTCCACACGGTCGAGGAGGAGGACGCTGCGTTCCTCCACGAGTCGATCAACTCGCCCGAGATCCGGAAACCGATGCAGCCGTCGAGACCGTACTCCCTGACCGATGTACGCGCGCTCCTCGAACCGGATTCCGACTCGTCCGCCGTTCGCCTCCTCGTCGCCGCCGGGACGGAACCCGTCGGACTGGTCGGGTACTCCGACGTGGACGAGACAGCGGGGACGGCGGAGATCAGCTGCTGGATCCGCCCCGAGTACTGGGGCGAGGGGTACGGAACCGAGGCGGTCGAACTCCTCGTCGAGTACGGGTTCGACCAGCGGCGGCTCCACAAGTTCGTCGCGGAGGTGGTCGAGTTCAACGGGGCGTCGAAACGGCTCGTGGAGAAAATCGGGTTCGTCGAGGAGGGGAGACAGCGGGAGCAGGACTTCGTCGACGGCGAGTACCACGACTGTCTCCTGTACGGACTACTCGCAGCGGAGTGGCGTGACGCGAGGAACGAGTGA
- a CDS encoding ABC transporter ATP-binding protein, whose amino-acid sequence MIRVEGLRKVYGDFAAVQGSTFTVEPGEIFGVVGPNGAGKTTTLKSVAGLIEPTEGSATVAGSPADDPATRSALGFLPEESPLYEDMTARSYLRFFADLYDVPREVADERIESALDDLELEHRERRLGDTSKGMKRKVAIARSLVNDPDVLVYDEPASGLDPLTTNYVLEFTRELAESGKTVLFSAHNLYHVESICDRVVIMNEGEIVARGTVEEIRAEHGETTYRVFTTVPVAGSDPDGDRHVVAVGSMDAVEAVRERATEAGGEVADIRTRESTLEEIFLDMAGRPMPGSRRVGPGDDSRSDATGRPATGAEKREEASEAAK is encoded by the coding sequence ATGATTCGGGTCGAAGGGTTGCGGAAGGTGTACGGGGACTTCGCCGCCGTACAGGGGAGCACGTTCACGGTGGAACCGGGGGAGATCTTCGGTGTCGTCGGACCGAACGGTGCGGGGAAGACGACGACGCTCAAGAGCGTCGCGGGACTCATCGAGCCGACGGAGGGATCGGCGACCGTGGCGGGGTCGCCCGCCGACGACCCGGCGACCCGGTCCGCGCTGGGCTTCCTCCCGGAGGAGTCGCCGCTGTACGAGGACATGACCGCACGGTCGTACCTCCGCTTCTTCGCGGACCTGTACGACGTGCCCCGCGAGGTCGCCGACGAGCGCATCGAGTCCGCGCTCGATGACCTCGAACTCGAGCACCGGGAGCGACGCCTCGGGGACACCTCGAAGGGGATGAAGCGGAAGGTCGCCATCGCCCGCTCGCTCGTCAACGACCCCGACGTCCTGGTGTACGACGAACCGGCGTCCGGGCTCGACCCGCTGACGACGAACTACGTGCTGGAGTTCACCCGCGAACTCGCGGAGTCCGGCAAGACGGTGCTGTTCTCCGCCCACAACCTCTACCACGTCGAGTCGATCTGCGATCGGGTCGTCATCATGAACGAGGGCGAGATCGTCGCCCGCGGCACCGTCGAGGAGATCCGCGCCGAGCACGGCGAGACGACCTACCGCGTGTTCACGACCGTTCCCGTCGCGGGGAGCGACCCGGACGGCGACCGGCACGTCGTCGCCGTCGGGTCGATGGACGCCGTCGAGGCGGTCCGCGAGCGCGCGACCGAGGCGGGCGGCGAGGTCGCGGACATCCGGACCCGCGAGTCCACGCTGGAGGAGATCTTCCTCGACATGGCCGGCCGGCCGATGCCCGGAAGTCGCCGGGTCGGCCCCGGCGACGACTCCCGGTCGGACGCGACTGGACGACCCGCGACAGGGGCCGAGAAACGGGAGGAAGCGTCGGAGGCGGCGAAGTGA
- a CDS encoding ABC transporter permease gives MRPDPRAVLRIARWEVSRTAGVLDRRTAVLGLVALLLAGGVASAAAAGGGVALDRDIYRVAVPADSPYYEPVADSTPLEAVAPDDPDADLFVHDPDPTDARVTIGVADTPRASAALATFRDAVEAHNDRLMFAEANQSAAFPVSVTLSYVERDSERVGGGGGTGSAGEGSDGAGGAGSGGDSSDGTGDGSNGEADGTGGGFGIPDVTGGGLFGGQPTGSPAEISPPFPFGSLVLAFAFLVPMNFVIQAYGSSVLNERINRRGELLLVAPVTRFDIVAGKTLPYAAVSLAATTVIALAVGGGALSVAAVFPIALAFLAATFVGAMFARSFKELTFVTVTVSVFLTTYAFVPAIFTNVTPIALISPLTLVVRDLQAGAPPTGLGEYLFSAGPFYVTSGILFLIGTGVYREEDMFTQRAVPLKFLDALAVRLHRPRDVAVLAALSLPFVFVLELLAVAVLFVLPEELAIVALLLAVAVVEEVAKSVAIFAGFHQSRFRPDVRTALQLGALAGLGFFLAEKATAIVQLVGLDTVPVGQAAFATGGVGVVGAIGLLAAPLVLHVVTAVVAALGATRGRRAYAATLAVAMAIHFAYDYLVVSTLG, from the coding sequence GTGAGGCCGGACCCGCGCGCCGTCCTCCGCATCGCACGGTGGGAGGTGTCCCGGACCGCGGGCGTCCTCGACCGTCGGACCGCCGTCCTCGGACTCGTCGCGCTGCTCCTCGCCGGCGGCGTGGCCAGCGCCGCGGCGGCTGGCGGCGGCGTCGCGCTCGACCGGGACATCTACCGCGTCGCCGTCCCGGCCGACAGCCCGTACTACGAACCGGTCGCTGACTCCACGCCGCTCGAAGCGGTCGCGCCGGACGACCCGGACGCCGACCTATTCGTGCACGACCCCGACCCGACGGACGCTCGCGTGACCATCGGGGTCGCGGACACGCCCCGCGCCAGCGCCGCGCTGGCGACGTTCCGGGACGCCGTCGAGGCGCACAACGACCGCCTGATGTTCGCCGAGGCGAACCAGTCCGCGGCGTTCCCCGTCTCGGTCACGCTGTCGTACGTCGAACGCGACTCCGAGCGCGTCGGCGGCGGGGGCGGAACCGGGAGCGCGGGCGAGGGGTCGGACGGCGCCGGTGGAGCCGGTTCCGGCGGCGACAGCTCCGACGGCACAGGGGACGGCTCGAACGGCGAGGCAGACGGAACCGGCGGCGGGTTCGGCATCCCAGACGTCACCGGCGGCGGCCTGTTCGGCGGTCAGCCCACCGGGTCGCCCGCCGAGATCTCCCCGCCGTTCCCCTTCGGCTCGCTGGTACTCGCGTTCGCCTTCCTCGTGCCGATGAACTTCGTCATCCAGGCGTACGGATCCAGCGTGCTGAACGAGCGCATCAACCGCAGGGGCGAACTGCTGCTCGTCGCGCCGGTCACCCGGTTCGACATCGTCGCCGGCAAGACGCTCCCGTACGCGGCCGTCTCGCTCGCGGCGACGACGGTCATCGCGCTCGCGGTCGGCGGCGGTGCCCTCTCGGTCGCCGCGGTGTTCCCCATCGCACTGGCGTTCCTCGCGGCGACGTTCGTCGGCGCGATGTTCGCGCGGTCGTTCAAGGAGCTCACGTTCGTCACCGTCACCGTCTCGGTGTTCCTCACGACGTACGCGTTCGTCCCGGCCATCTTCACGAACGTCACGCCCATCGCGCTCATCTCGCCGCTCACGCTTGTCGTGCGCGACCTCCAGGCGGGTGCGCCTCCGACGGGGCTCGGCGAGTACCTGTTCTCCGCCGGCCCGTTCTACGTCACCTCGGGGATCCTGTTCCTGATCGGGACCGGCGTCTACCGCGAGGAGGACATGTTCACCCAGCGGGCGGTCCCGCTGAAGTTCCTCGACGCGCTCGCCGTCCGCCTCCACCGCCCGCGCGACGTCGCCGTGCTGGCCGCGCTCTCGCTCCCGTTCGTCTTCGTGCTCGAACTGCTCGCGGTCGCGGTCCTGTTCGTGCTCCCCGAGGAGCTCGCGATCGTCGCGCTGCTGCTCGCCGTCGCGGTCGTCGAGGAGGTAGCCAAGAGCGTCGCCATCTTCGCGGGCTTCCACCAGTCCCGGTTCCGGCCGGACGTCCGGACCGCGCTGCAACTGGGGGCGCTCGCCGGACTCGGCTTCTTCCTCGCGGAGAAGGCGACAGCGATCGTCCAGCTCGTCGGCCTCGACACCGTCCCCGTCGGCCAGGCCGCGTTCGCCACGGGCGGGGTCGGCGTCGTCGGCGCGATCGGGCTGCTCGCCGCGCCGCTCGTCCTCCACGTCGTCACCGCCGTCGTCGCGGCGCTCGGCGCGACGCGGGGGAGACGGGCCTACGCCGCGACGCTCGCGGTCGCGATGGCGATCCACTTCGCCTACGACTACCTGGTGGTGAGCACCCTTGGGTGA
- a CDS encoding ABC transporter permease — MTIARRELASLRSEKTIVLALLIQLFVAAFSSFLVVGLVSLYDPGAGDGFTVETAVAGDDAEDLLAAVGEVDAMEGRLYPSTEAAADAFADRRVDAALLVTGTQQGRYEVRVLVPEGNVGTTVVVTQARQALRAFERAERGEREASLESRTLALPPRGDASPYFGFTYTVLVPLLLFLPVFIAGSVTVDSITEELDRGTLELLRVAPVTMTDIVEGKLLAAAGLAPLQAGLWLGLLAFNGTAIAPAGSAFETAIGVASLLALVAATAAVVASMGAALALLAPDRRSAQTVYSLGTLGLFGAAALSPVNPANVAARLAVGTVDAATFLAVGGLVVAGIVALAGARVAVGRYAA, encoded by the coding sequence ATCACCATCGCCCGCCGGGAGCTCGCGTCGCTCAGGAGCGAGAAGACCATCGTGCTCGCGCTGCTCATCCAGCTGTTCGTCGCGGCGTTCTCCTCGTTCCTCGTCGTCGGGCTGGTGTCGCTGTACGACCCCGGCGCGGGCGACGGGTTCACGGTCGAGACGGCGGTCGCCGGCGACGACGCCGAGGACCTGCTCGCGGCGGTCGGGGAGGTCGACGCGATGGAGGGGAGGCTGTACCCGTCCACCGAGGCCGCCGCGGACGCGTTCGCCGATCGGCGGGTGGACGCCGCGCTGCTCGTGACCGGGACGCAGCAGGGACGCTACGAGGTCAGGGTGCTCGTGCCGGAGGGCAACGTCGGTACGACGGTCGTCGTGACGCAGGCCCGTCAGGCGCTCCGGGCGTTCGAGCGCGCCGAGCGGGGCGAGCGCGAGGCGTCCCTCGAATCGAGGACGCTTGCGCTCCCGCCGCGCGGGGACGCGTCGCCGTACTTCGGGTTCACCTACACGGTGCTCGTGCCGCTCCTACTGTTCCTCCCGGTGTTCATCGCCGGCTCGGTGACGGTGGACTCGATCACCGAGGAACTTGACCGCGGGACGCTCGAACTGCTCCGCGTCGCGCCGGTAACGATGACCGACATCGTCGAGGGGAAACTGCTCGCTGCCGCGGGGCTGGCGCCGCTGCAGGCCGGCCTCTGGCTGGGCCTGCTGGCGTTCAACGGCACCGCCATCGCGCCGGCGGGGTCCGCGTTCGAGACGGCTATCGGCGTCGCCAGCCTGCTCGCGCTCGTCGCCGCCACGGCCGCCGTCGTCGCGTCGATGGGCGCCGCGCTCGCGCTCCTCGCGCCGGACCGACGGTCCGCACAGACGGTGTACTCGCTCGGCACACTCGGCCTGTTCGGCGCCGCGGCGCTCTCGCCCGTCAACCCGGCGAACGTCGCCGCGCGGCTGGCGGTCGGCACGGTGGACGCGGCGACGTTCCTCGCGGTCGGCGGACTGGTCGTGGCGGGAATCGTCGCGCTCGCCGGGGCGCGAGTCGCGGTCGGCCGGTACGCCGCCTAG